In the genome of Raphanus sativus cultivar WK10039 chromosome 4, ASM80110v3, whole genome shotgun sequence, one region contains:
- the LOC108850664 gene encoding heat shock factor protein HSF8-like: MIRKLSTFYVQLYNIVDDPSSNPIISWSKSSPNGFVVWDVKKLRRDILMKPSYGVMLLGRNSTEFIANLRSHGFRSVLKGFGELEFEHDDFTRGTVTKKKKMVKALSERFDAQIKAIKCRFKPKKLASLKDDLIISSPK, translated from the coding sequence ATGATTCGCAAACTCTCGACGTTCTACGTGCAGTTGTATAACATCGTTGATGATCCTTCGTCGAATCCCATCATCTCGTGGAGCAAAAGCAGCCCTAACGGCTTCGTCGTCTGGGACGTGAAAAAGCTTCGCAGAGACATTCTTATGAAACCCTCCTATGGAGTCATGTTGTTGGGCAGAAATTCAACGGAGTTCATCGCGAACCTTCGCTCACACGGCTTTCGAAGTGTCCTCAAGGGCTTTGGGGAGTTGGAGTTTGAGCATGATGATTTTACGAGAGGCACtgtgacgaagaagaagaagatggtcaAGGCTTTGTCCGAGAGGTTTGATGCTCAAATCAAAGCCATCAAGTGTAGATTCAAACCCAAGAAATTAGCTTCTCTTAAAGATGACTTGATAATCTCTTCCCCTAAGTAA